The Sphingobacterium bambusae genome includes a window with the following:
- a CDS encoding heme/hemin ABC transporter substrate-binding protein, translated as MKRLIVIVVVLLVQQLVLAQDRRLITLSSAITETVFGLGIGDDIVATDVTSISPKAAAALPRVSKNRSLSAEGIMAFRPTMVLAPEGDLSAAVSKHLRSAGIEVVLLKQEFTEKGAYRFIQQVADAVQLTEKGKTVVTATKVTMEKIRERIDVETIGKKKPTVLFIYARGTGTMSVSGKGSSIDALIAMAGAKNAVQEFTEFKPYTTEALVKANPDVILMFDFGASSLGGKDAILKMPGVRLTEAGKNKRIISMNASLLVNFSTRLPESVMALHQALTNSSAF; from the coding sequence ATGAAAAGATTAATAGTAATAGTGGTTGTTTTACTTGTGCAGCAACTTGTTTTGGCGCAAGATCGCCGCCTCATCACGTTGAGTAGTGCGATTACTGAGACGGTTTTCGGACTTGGGATTGGAGATGATATCGTGGCGACGGACGTGACAAGCATCTCGCCAAAAGCGGCCGCGGCACTACCGCGCGTTAGTAAAAATCGATCTTTATCGGCTGAGGGAATCATGGCGTTCCGGCCTACGATGGTGTTGGCTCCCGAAGGTGACCTGTCTGCTGCAGTGTCAAAACACTTGCGCAGTGCGGGGATTGAAGTCGTCTTGTTGAAGCAGGAATTTACGGAAAAAGGAGCCTATCGATTTATTCAACAGGTGGCGGATGCCGTGCAGCTTACGGAGAAAGGAAAAACGGTCGTTACCGCAACTAAAGTAACGATGGAAAAAATAAGGGAACGTATTGATGTGGAGACAATCGGCAAAAAGAAGCCCACGGTGTTGTTTATCTATGCACGCGGAACAGGCACGATGAGCGTTTCCGGAAAAGGAAGTAGTATAGATGCTTTAATCGCTATGGCGGGTGCAAAAAATGCTGTGCAGGAGTTTACGGAATTTAAACCTTATACTACGGAAGCCTTGGTGAAGGCCAATCCTGATGTCATCCTGATGTTTGATTTTGGTGCGAGCAGTTTGGGAGGAAAAGACGCCATCTTGAAGATGCCAGGCGTTCGCTTGACCGAGGCGGGTAAAAATAAACGCATAATAAGCATGAACGCCTCACTACTCGTGAATTTCAGCACACGTTTGCCGGAGTCCGTGATGGCCTTGCATCAGGCCTTAACCAATAGCTCAGCATTTTAA
- a CDS encoding HmuY family protein, with product MQWKNTGIFICLFTLIFMSAACSKDDDPRQEPLPEEEAADPALFNTLVRVNNLQATQSNETSAASTLYFSLETKKQYTAEHAQTRNWDLAFSGLFNSFLSGNNGQNSNNFGFGGSATGGILIVEKSFDEVIDIPSDNDFKTGSTLVGTDNYGDFGEGMGWYLYDFEGSIVRDGATQNQHVAYALVNPLTLSNGTVVKPRTIILRTAKGNYAKIRILSCYKDLLEPSLWLKDAPKMYFTFEYVLVPAGSSSFTIK from the coding sequence ATGCAATGGAAGAACACCGGGATATTTATTTGCTTATTCACGCTCATCTTCATGAGCGCTGCCTGCAGCAAAGATGACGATCCTAGACAAGAACCCCTTCCGGAAGAGGAAGCCGCTGACCCAGCTTTATTTAACACGTTGGTTAGGGTGAACAACCTGCAAGCCACGCAAAGCAATGAGACGAGCGCAGCAAGCACATTATATTTTAGCCTAGAGACAAAGAAGCAATACACCGCAGAACACGCTCAAACACGTAATTGGGACTTGGCGTTTAGTGGTCTATTTAACAGCTTCTTGTCGGGAAACAACGGGCAGAATAGCAACAATTTCGGCTTCGGAGGTAGTGCCACTGGCGGTATTTTGATTGTTGAAAAATCTTTCGATGAGGTGATCGACATACCTTCGGACAACGACTTTAAGACAGGAAGCACCTTAGTAGGAACCGACAATTACGGAGACTTTGGCGAAGGTATGGGCTGGTATTTATATGATTTTGAGGGCTCAATCGTACGTGATGGTGCTACACAAAATCAGCATGTTGCCTACGCATTGGTAAACCCGTTAACCTTGAGTAACGGTACGGTTGTTAAACCTCGAACCATTATACTACGCACGGCAAAAGGCAATTATGCGAAAATTCGTATACTCTCCTGCTATAAGGATTTGCTAGAGCCAAGCCTTTGGTTGAAGGATGCACCAAAAATGTATTTTACCTTTGAGTATGTTTTGGTTCCTGCCGGTAGCAGTAGTTTCACCATCAAGTAA
- a CDS encoding TonB-dependent receptor, whose product MRPKLLLFITIYLPSLLWAQDRGKLAGLIVDSLKYPISDATVTLFPDRQVYKSDKMGAFHFSNLYTGVYQLHISRKGFESKQLDIDLNRDTLIEITLQTEKQQIDTVQVNGKITAIDNLITAENAAMPVKIITRREIELMGSRRLDEVMKEQTGVAVVNDVAGGSRAIGVQIQGFSSNYVMVLVDGQPMLGRNNGNFDLSRISVTNIERIEIIKGASSCLYGSDALGGAINIITRHGALAPQAQASLLYGSLNIVDATLEAETPFANQRGSLVISGNYYRTDGFNTDSQHLTGESTTVPPYQNYSFQGRGRYRLTKNGTLGVTAHYAARNSQMTNAWSDALALNDQQRDQDLNLGFSYDQQFVSGIRSMTRYYFSRNHTAMQAEWLRAGILASAEEFGQQVHRVEQQFAYSPSNILKFTAGLGGSLERMDNQDLDEERSLYTAFGYVQTEWKPMDRMLTTLGLRYDHSNVYNGRLSPSVGWQYQITPTLLAKAGVGAGFKAPDYKMRYQVFYNPAANYLVIGADRVAEVIEAMDNSGELSYRNTYMVNHVAGNLKAEKSLSNNIGLVWNASKRWQTELSIFYHRINNQINTVSVGNGTTIAQLYSYRNLPKAVNKGFEVSVNYQATTDLALSAGYQYLVAKDLGVLDSIRSGSFPYNYYSNPLTGEYRQSRTSDYWGIEDRSRHMLNLKALYSIRPWQMNINLRANIRGKYPFQDSNGNQFIDDADAFVPVHTLINLTVEKYLFKNRLTCRLIGDNLLDFTNRNMLGQPGRVIMAGVSYRWIKE is encoded by the coding sequence ATGCGCCCGAAGTTACTGTTGTTTATCACGATTTACTTACCTAGCCTTTTATGGGCTCAGGATCGGGGCAAACTAGCCGGGCTTATCGTGGATTCCTTAAAATATCCCATTTCGGACGCGACCGTAACCCTATTTCCGGATCGTCAAGTTTACAAATCCGATAAGATGGGCGCATTCCACTTTTCCAACCTTTACACCGGTGTTTATCAGCTTCATATTAGCCGAAAAGGTTTTGAAAGCAAGCAACTGGATATTGATTTGAACCGCGACACTTTAATAGAAATTACGTTACAAACTGAAAAACAACAAATTGACACCGTTCAAGTAAATGGTAAAATAACTGCTATCGACAACTTGATTACTGCAGAAAATGCCGCCATGCCGGTTAAAATAATTACCAGACGAGAGATTGAACTGATGGGAAGCAGGAGATTGGACGAAGTGATGAAAGAACAAACAGGCGTTGCCGTAGTGAATGATGTTGCTGGAGGATCTCGTGCCATTGGCGTACAGATACAGGGCTTTAGCAGCAATTATGTTATGGTACTAGTAGATGGACAACCGATGTTAGGCCGCAACAATGGTAATTTTGATCTATCCCGTATTTCAGTTACCAATATTGAACGCATCGAAATCATCAAGGGTGCATCTTCCTGCCTCTACGGCAGCGATGCCTTAGGTGGTGCCATCAATATCATCACCCGCCATGGTGCTTTGGCTCCACAGGCGCAAGCGTCGCTGTTGTATGGTAGCTTGAATATTGTCGATGCCACGCTTGAAGCGGAAACACCTTTTGCAAACCAACGCGGTAGCCTCGTGATTTCTGGGAACTATTATCGTACCGACGGATTTAATACGGATAGCCAGCATTTAACCGGAGAAAGCACAACGGTTCCGCCCTATCAAAACTACAGTTTTCAAGGACGCGGCCGTTACCGGCTTACAAAGAATGGTACATTGGGCGTTACCGCCCATTACGCCGCCCGCAATTCGCAAATGACAAATGCCTGGTCGGATGCTTTGGCACTGAACGATCAACAGCGCGATCAGGACCTCAATTTAGGCTTCAGCTACGACCAGCAATTCGTATCAGGAATACGCAGCATGACACGATACTATTTCTCCCGAAACCACACCGCCATGCAGGCAGAATGGCTTCGGGCGGGTATTCTCGCTAGTGCTGAAGAGTTTGGGCAGCAAGTGCATCGCGTAGAACAGCAATTTGCCTACAGCCCATCCAACATATTGAAATTTACCGCCGGCCTTGGCGGTAGCTTAGAGCGAATGGATAATCAGGATCTAGACGAAGAACGATCACTGTACACAGCGTTCGGATACGTACAAACGGAATGGAAACCAATGGATCGCATGTTGACCACGCTCGGACTCCGTTACGATCACAGTAACGTATATAACGGACGATTAAGCCCAAGTGTAGGCTGGCAATATCAAATAACGCCGACATTGTTAGCAAAAGCTGGCGTTGGTGCGGGTTTCAAAGCGCCGGATTACAAAATGCGCTATCAAGTATTCTACAATCCTGCGGCAAACTATTTGGTAATCGGTGCTGATCGGGTTGCAGAAGTTATTGAAGCCATGGACAATAGCGGCGAATTAAGTTATAGAAACACTTACATGGTCAATCATGTAGCGGGAAATTTAAAAGCAGAGAAAAGCCTTTCCAACAATATAGGCTTGGTATGGAATGCCAGCAAACGCTGGCAGACAGAGCTATCGATATTTTACCACCGTATAAACAATCAAATTAACACGGTGAGCGTCGGAAACGGCACGACTATAGCACAACTGTACAGCTACAGAAATCTGCCTAAGGCCGTCAATAAGGGCTTTGAAGTTAGTGTCAATTACCAAGCGACAACCGACTTAGCTCTATCTGCAGGCTATCAATACCTCGTTGCGAAAGACCTTGGCGTATTAGATAGCATTCGTTCAGGAAGCTTCCCCTACAACTATTACAGCAATCCCCTTACAGGAGAATATCGACAAAGCCGAACGAGTGATTATTGGGGTATCGAAGATCGTTCAAGACATATGCTGAACCTTAAAGCGCTTTACAGCATTAGACCTTGGCAAATGAACATCAACCTGCGTGCAAACATACGCGGTAAATATCCTTTCCAAGATAGTAACGGAAACCAATTTATCGATGACGCTGATGCCTTTGTTCCGGTACACACCTTGATCAATCTAACCGTAGAAAAATACCTGTTCAAGAATAGGTTGACCTGTAGACTAATTGGCGATAACCTACTCGACTTCACCAACCGAAATATGCTAGGGCAGCCGGGTCGTGTGATCATGGCGGGTGTTAGTTATCGTTGGATAAAAGAATAG
- a CDS encoding HmuY family protein — MMKIAYIHRKSSTLIGTCCFGLLLLFGAASCGKDEEVAPSYVDGKSTVIYDLAGDTEASMGTSVGNGKENRSFQTFLFRLRDRRQIWIKTKADSLQYLQTNDWDIAFTGPYNSEIFLNNANDIFNPGYQGPATKTAVIVVPQAYETVVTAPSDAEFDSSTIGKIGVALSNESSGWFQYNNNTHIMIALTNRTYILRLPDGKYAKLQLINAYKGNPTTVTNMNWPAPYYTFRYYVQQDGSKNLDTSE, encoded by the coding sequence ATGATGAAAATAGCATACATCCATAGAAAAAGCAGCACATTGATTGGCACCTGTTGCTTCGGCCTACTCCTATTATTCGGAGCTGCTTCTTGTGGTAAAGATGAGGAGGTTGCTCCATCCTACGTGGATGGGAAGAGCACCGTGATATATGACTTAGCGGGAGACACCGAAGCCTCAATGGGAACTTCGGTCGGCAACGGCAAAGAAAATCGAAGTTTCCAAACTTTTCTTTTTCGTTTGCGCGATCGGCGGCAAATATGGATCAAGACCAAAGCCGACTCGCTGCAATACTTACAAACAAACGATTGGGATATCGCATTCACCGGTCCCTACAACTCGGAAATATTTTTAAACAATGCCAACGATATCTTCAATCCGGGTTATCAAGGGCCGGCGACAAAGACTGCCGTGATTGTCGTGCCACAAGCATACGAAACGGTCGTTACTGCGCCTAGCGATGCCGAATTTGACAGTAGTACAATCGGTAAAATAGGTGTTGCCCTATCCAACGAATCAAGTGGGTGGTTCCAGTACAACAACAACACCCATATTATGATTGCGTTGACAAACCGCACCTACATCCTACGTCTTCCCGATGGGAAGTATGCAAAGCTACAGCTAATAAATGCATACAAAGGCAATCCGACTACGGTTACCAATATGAACTGGCCTGCTCCATACTATACCTTTCGATATTACGTACAGCAAGATGGCAGTAAAAACCTCGACACGAGTGAGTAA
- a CDS encoding helix-turn-helix domain-containing protein yields the protein MMYGEETYRKEYGKQVEKYLSAFGLTEEDLGKLINSSSDNVREIVRGAVGLSLGKMIKIANVFSMHYYNFADPFHPLPEERHLSLTTRRKIEKRKRIGITVRDNSSLLARELDRLIAEGILNKPITASTLHQLMDERLAKRSPTEITNLLNKRPRNKQIIKLPSKVGKQNLYIHVDFLAPQQQTPSLDLFQSAAEQESKG from the coding sequence ATGATGTACGGAGAAGAGACTTACAGAAAAGAGTACGGAAAACAAGTAGAAAAATATTTGAGTGCTTTCGGGTTGACGGAAGAAGATTTGGGTAAACTGATCAATTCTAGTTCAGACAATGTGCGTGAAATCGTACGGGGTGCCGTTGGTCTAAGTTTGGGTAAGATGATAAAAATTGCCAATGTTTTTTCCATGCACTACTATAATTTCGCTGACCCCTTTCATCCTTTACCCGAAGAAAGACACTTATCGCTAACTACCCGCAGGAAAATCGAGAAACGTAAGCGCATCGGCATTACCGTTCGAGATAATAGCAGTTTACTAGCCAGAGAATTGGACAGGCTTATTGCCGAAGGTATATTGAACAAACCCATTACGGCATCGACCTTACACCAGCTGATGGATGAGCGCTTGGCAAAACGGAGTCCGACGGAAATCACAAATTTGTTAAATAAGCGCCCGCGTAACAAGCAGATCATAAAATTGCCGAGTAAAGTTGGGAAACAAAACCTTTACATACACGTGGACTTCCTTGCCCCACAGCAGCAAACGCCAAGCCTTGATTTATTTCAATCTGCCGCCGAGCAGGAAAGCAAAGGTTAA
- a CDS encoding biliverdin-producing heme oxygenase produces MILSQNIKENTTASHQKLEGIVVRQLKSVRSNADYADVLKNFYAYFHAVEQAIAPFITAEVLPDYSERRNSSYIKQDIEELGGSVDELPATTAPTVSNALEALSALYVLEGSIMGGPYIVQMLNKYGISSGTSFFSGYGEDTGKMWATFTAVLNAYGEDPATHDNAIAIANETFSKFGDVFAAATIEK; encoded by the coding sequence ATGATATTAAGTCAGAATATTAAAGAGAACACAACAGCATCACACCAGAAACTAGAAGGTATTGTTGTTCGTCAATTAAAATCGGTACGCTCTAACGCAGATTATGCCGATGTTTTAAAGAATTTTTATGCTTATTTCCATGCGGTGGAGCAGGCGATCGCGCCATTTATCACAGCGGAGGTATTACCGGACTACTCGGAACGTCGAAATTCATCCTATATCAAACAAGATATCGAAGAACTCGGAGGAAGCGTAGATGAGTTACCCGCTACTACTGCACCGACGGTATCCAATGCCTTAGAGGCGCTATCAGCCTTGTACGTATTGGAAGGATCCATTATGGGAGGCCCTTATATCGTCCAAATGTTGAACAAATATGGAATTTCTAGCGGTACGTCCTTTTTCTCGGGTTACGGCGAAGATACCGGAAAAATGTGGGCTACGTTCACAGCTGTATTAAATGCATATGGCGAAGATCCGGCGACACACGACAATGCTATCGCCATCGCAAACGAAACATTTTCCAAATTTGGAGATGTGTTTGCTGCAGCAACAATCGAAAAATAA
- a CDS encoding heme ABC transporter ATP-binding protein, protein MLRVEKLNYEVKGRLLLKDVSFQIRKGEVLALLGANGAGKSTLMKVLCGEYKPSNGLVSLHGQKLDQYDARLLARSRAMLSQQQHVSLAFKVEEIVMMGRYPHFKSRPAEVDIAIVKEVMCLCGVDEFADRVFSSLSGGEQQRVQLARSLAQVWENPDSLLLLDEPISALDMHYQQKVLAIAKALARRGFIVVIVVHDVNFAATYADRIIMLKHGRKLFDGSPVEVLTPTNIYTIFSVEASVELNPRTLRPYIRLEEMPLDAYLFNSKLPDDRAEKLSLRQKRELLLAEDPFLSLADQANRLQVAEIDLWMLDKSKNCRYIAKQSIDEVFRQLVKMGEVTVFTRNACCTQKTVQVYEVQSTEKSEGNPGKEYVKVKTDLWHAGIIVNDKDEEAIHFFDRKGALAHGIRLRVDSDRDAFRKLLTWCEQQTDYKSTFDPLPKLEVANDGVRCEHYDMHKKAIRPIAVRRFLSACAALEQSLEINVFNNGYIHNYRGKIKNLVDQGFRYMVKDERIEMEIFFSSIDNICLDMPSASAKMVAKLDFLDQSGILNLQISSDGELPEAISSMLFEETTVI, encoded by the coding sequence ATGTTACGGGTTGAGAAACTAAATTACGAGGTCAAGGGACGCCTATTGTTGAAGGATGTTTCTTTTCAGATCCGCAAAGGGGAAGTGTTGGCACTTTTAGGAGCCAATGGTGCTGGAAAATCTACTTTGATGAAGGTGCTTTGTGGTGAGTACAAACCTAGTAATGGTTTGGTGAGTCTGCATGGACAAAAATTGGATCAGTACGACGCTCGACTTTTGGCGCGTAGCCGCGCCATGCTTAGTCAACAACAGCATGTATCGCTAGCTTTTAAAGTTGAGGAAATTGTCATGATGGGACGCTATCCGCATTTTAAGTCGCGCCCGGCGGAAGTGGATATTGCCATTGTGAAGGAAGTTATGTGCCTCTGCGGCGTGGATGAATTTGCCGATCGTGTGTTTAGCAGCCTTTCTGGTGGCGAGCAGCAACGGGTTCAGCTTGCACGTTCCCTTGCACAGGTATGGGAAAATCCAGATAGCCTACTGTTACTTGATGAACCTATTTCGGCATTGGATATGCACTATCAGCAGAAGGTATTGGCCATCGCTAAAGCACTTGCTCGTCGCGGTTTTATTGTGGTTATCGTTGTACATGATGTGAACTTTGCTGCAACTTATGCTGACCGGATTATTATGCTGAAGCATGGCCGTAAACTATTTGATGGAAGTCCCGTTGAAGTGCTTACTCCGACAAATATTTATACGATTTTTTCCGTAGAGGCTTCCGTAGAACTTAATCCGCGTACGCTTCGCCCTTACATTCGTTTAGAAGAGATGCCACTAGATGCCTATCTATTTAACTCGAAGCTGCCCGACGATCGTGCTGAAAAATTATCCCTTCGACAAAAAAGAGAACTCCTGCTTGCAGAAGACCCATTTCTAAGCTTAGCAGATCAAGCTAATAGATTACAGGTGGCTGAAATTGATCTTTGGATGCTTGATAAGTCAAAAAATTGTAGATATATCGCTAAGCAGTCAATTGATGAGGTTTTTAGGCAATTGGTTAAAATGGGAGAGGTCACAGTTTTTACTCGCAACGCTTGTTGCACCCAGAAGACGGTACAGGTTTACGAAGTGCAATCTACGGAGAAGAGTGAGGGAAATCCTGGAAAAGAATATGTGAAGGTTAAGACTGATTTGTGGCATGCAGGAATCATCGTGAACGATAAGGACGAAGAAGCGATACATTTCTTTGATCGTAAAGGGGCGCTAGCGCATGGAATACGCTTACGGGTAGATAGTGACCGTGACGCTTTTCGAAAACTCCTGACGTGGTGTGAACAGCAAACCGACTATAAGTCTACCTTTGATCCTTTGCCTAAACTGGAAGTAGCAAATGATGGCGTTCGATGTGAGCACTACGACATGCACAAAAAAGCCATCCGCCCGATCGCTGTAAGACGTTTTCTGTCGGCTTGCGCTGCACTCGAGCAAAGTTTGGAGATTAATGTCTTCAATAATGGCTACATACACAACTACCGTGGAAAGATCAAAAATCTTGTCGATCAGGGGTTCCGATATATGGTTAAGGATGAACGGATCGAAATGGAAATTTTCTTTTCATCCATTGACAATATTTGTTTAGATATGCCATCGGCTAGTGCGAAAATGGTTGCCAAGCTTGATTTTTTAGACCAGTCCGGAATACTCAATCTGCAAATTTCCAGCGATGGCGAATTGCCTGAGGCTATAAGTAGTATGCTATTCGAAGAAACGACTGTTATTTAG
- a CDS encoding FecCD family ABC transporter permease, whose amino-acid sequence MSAKQRLIIVVLMVFLIFTTVLALGLGAFYIPVGEVIKLLIAKLSVAAEDSTMSLQADVLFVVRMPRVLLGILVGAALGVSGAAIQGIFRNPLAEPGLIGISAGASLFAVLIIAFETLLFVGLSEYLGYYLLVFGAFFGAGLTAFIVYQIARKEGRPQVTTMLLAGIAINGFAGALTGLMTYMATEQQLRSITFWMLGSLGGATWDNLAVVAPFVVIPLSILLFFGKQLNAFSLGEMQADLLGMRTDHVKLWVVVFSTMAVGASVAVSGVIGFVGLLVPHTVRLLGGADNRYVLAGSLLMGAFVLTLADVLSRTLVAPIELPIGVITALLGTPVFLYILIKEK is encoded by the coding sequence GTGTCAGCTAAGCAACGTTTGATTATAGTGGTTCTGATGGTTTTTCTCATCTTTACGACAGTTTTAGCCCTTGGTTTGGGGGCGTTTTATATTCCAGTAGGCGAAGTCATAAAGTTGCTGATCGCAAAACTTAGCGTAGCAGCTGAAGACAGCACGATGAGCTTGCAAGCAGATGTTCTTTTCGTCGTTCGTATGCCACGCGTGCTACTCGGTATACTAGTTGGCGCGGCACTGGGTGTTTCGGGAGCCGCGATTCAAGGCATTTTTCGCAATCCGCTGGCTGAACCTGGACTGATAGGTATCTCTGCCGGAGCATCGCTGTTCGCCGTATTGATTATTGCATTTGAAACTTTACTGTTTGTCGGTCTATCCGAATATTTGGGTTATTATCTATTGGTGTTTGGTGCCTTCTTTGGCGCAGGGTTAACGGCATTTATCGTTTATCAGATTGCAAGAAAGGAAGGGAGACCGCAGGTTACAACGATGCTCTTGGCCGGAATAGCCATCAATGGCTTTGCAGGAGCACTGACAGGATTAATGACCTATATGGCCACCGAGCAACAACTACGTAGTATTACCTTTTGGATGTTAGGAAGTTTAGGTGGTGCCACATGGGATAACCTAGCGGTTGTCGCGCCTTTTGTGGTCATTCCCTTATCGATCCTTCTTTTTTTCGGAAAGCAGTTGAATGCTTTTTCGCTTGGTGAGATGCAGGCGGATCTCTTGGGCATGCGCACCGATCATGTTAAGCTTTGGGTGGTGGTATTTTCTACCATGGCGGTTGGCGCATCGGTGGCGGTATCTGGGGTAATAGGCTTCGTGGGCTTGCTGGTGCCGCACACGGTGCGTCTTTTAGGCGGCGCTGATAACCGATATGTGCTCGCTGGATCGCTGCTCATGGGCGCATTTGTGTTGACCCTCGCTGACGTGCTATCGCGCACCTTGGTGGCGCCAATAGAATTGCCCATTGGCGTAATCACGGCCTTGTTAGGGACGCCAGTGTTCCTGTATATTTTGATTAAAGAAAAATAG
- a CDS encoding PQQ-dependent sugar dehydrogenase, producing MKKITPLILKAVLLLSLPFSFSLGLHSCKTDDMVEDTIELGPPVETEPAETDYQPAFVGQTRAPGVTSSTGFTATAISSALQRPWGVTSLPDGRLLITEKGGTLRIATASGDLSEPIDGLPAVDAAGQGGLLGLCLDPDFSSNRTIYWVFSEPSASGNLTAVGKGVLSENEESIEQASVIYRATPAFAGDLHFGGRIVFDRSGNLLVSTGERSALATRPQAQDVTSALGKIVRITKDGQPAPGNPAFAQGNARPELYAIGHRNPQGLAIHPETGDLWQSEHGPRGGDELNLVQGGRNYGWPTITYGIEYGGAAIGDAIQQLDGMEQPVYYWDPVVSPSGMTFYSHSHHAEWRNNLFIASLSGQHIVRLVIREDKVVGEERLLAGENQRFRDVTQGTDGALYAVTDQGRLYRIY from the coding sequence ATGAAAAAGATTACTCCACTTATCCTTAAGGCTGTCCTTTTGCTGAGTCTACCTTTCAGCTTTTCGCTAGGTCTTCATTCCTGTAAAACAGATGATATGGTCGAAGATACCATTGAACTCGGGCCGCCGGTAGAGACCGAACCGGCCGAGACAGACTATCAGCCTGCTTTTGTTGGGCAGACGCGTGCTCCCGGCGTAACAAGCAGCACAGGATTTACAGCCACAGCCATTAGTAGTGCATTGCAGCGCCCTTGGGGTGTAACGAGTTTACCAGATGGTCGTTTACTGATTACAGAGAAGGGTGGAACATTACGGATTGCTACGGCTAGCGGCGATCTGAGTGAGCCTATAGATGGACTTCCTGCTGTTGATGCGGCAGGCCAAGGCGGTCTGTTGGGGCTATGCCTCGATCCCGATTTTTCGTCAAATAGAACCATATACTGGGTGTTTTCCGAACCGAGTGCGTCAGGCAACCTTACGGCTGTTGGTAAAGGCGTGCTCTCCGAAAACGAAGAGAGCATTGAGCAGGCGTCCGTCATTTATCGAGCCACACCCGCTTTTGCAGGAGACTTGCACTTTGGTGGTCGGATTGTATTTGATCGGTCTGGGAACCTGTTGGTAAGCACCGGCGAACGATCGGCATTGGCTACGCGGCCTCAGGCACAAGATGTAACTTCTGCACTGGGAAAGATTGTGCGTATAACAAAAGATGGCCAGCCTGCACCCGGCAACCCGGCTTTCGCACAAGGAAACGCTCGCCCCGAGCTATATGCTATAGGACATCGTAACCCGCAGGGTTTGGCCATTCATCCCGAAACGGGTGATCTTTGGCAGAGTGAACATGGACCGCGTGGTGGCGACGAATTGAACCTAGTACAAGGCGGTAGAAACTATGGATGGCCCACGATTACCTACGGTATCGAATACGGAGGTGCCGCTATCGGCGATGCTATTCAACAACTGGATGGAATGGAACAGCCGGTGTATTACTGGGATCCGGTGGTGTCACCGAGTGGGATGACATTTTATAGCCATAGCCATCACGCCGAATGGCGGAACAATTTGTTTATAGCCTCCTTAAGCGGTCAGCACATCGTCCGTTTAGTAATTCGCGAGGATAAAGTGGTCGGTGAAGAACGTCTTTTGGCGGGAGAGAATCAACGATTTAGGGATGTTACGCAGGGCACCGATGGAGCGCTATATGCTGTGACAGATCAAGGCCGTCTTTACAGGATTTATTAA